In Vespula pensylvanica isolate Volc-1 chromosome 2, ASM1446617v1, whole genome shotgun sequence, the genomic window TGAGTTACagaacttttatcttttttttcagaattatttatagtcagagctatttcttttttatctgtatTACATTTAGAATTTAATACACTAATATCTTGACCATGCAAATTTGTAGTTTGAGTTacagaatttatttcttttttacctgtATTGCATTTAGAATTTAATACAGTGATATCTTCAAGATCCACATTTATAATTGGGGTTGtagaagttattttttttttatctgtattGCATTTAGAATTTAATACAGTAATATCTTCAAGATCTACATTTATAATTGGGGTTGTAGaagttatttctctcttatctgTATTGCATTTAGAATGTAATACagtaatattttcatcatCTAAATTTATAGTTTGATTTACaggattaatttcttttttatctgtatCACATTTAGAATGTAAAAGAATAGTATTTTTGACATGCAAATTTAGAGCTGGAATTACAGAAATTATCTCGTTCTtagcattttcttttattgattttctagATAGTGGATCTTCTACATTGATATTATTAGTGCTTGAATCTATAATTATAACTGTATTATCTGCTTTTTGAGTAATTTCAGAAACAGGCATAGAAATTGtgtttattttaactttttttatcacatttTGAAGTGTAGTATATTTacgtttatattcgatttccTTTACACATAGTTGTAAAGAagcttcatttttataaatttttctttttttcgtttgtaaaaTGCAAGAGTTCGTTGATGCTTGTACATGTTTATCATCAGTAGTTGTTAGGTCTATAACACAAGTATCTTTTTTGGATttggatattttttcttttttctccattttattttattttccaggTACTTCAAAAATACCCTTGAAAAATGATAAgtgtataatattgttttcgagaattttatacatttatttgttttccaatcacagttttctttttttgaacttttttgttattgcactaaatatatatacaaagtattTATACAGAATATCTAATCTAAATTTTttcggaataaaaatatatctaataatttattcgtttgtttACTGTatcttcgtaataattttcatttatttcgacaaacttattaaataattgaagtATTCATCTTAATTAAAACATTGATCTAGTAATTCAGGCAAATTAGACACTGTTGTAAAAGTAACAGAATTTCTGTTGAAGTTTTGAATAGTTTCACATAAACGGATCATGGAATCAAACAAAGAATACGCACTTTTCGCGGTATGTCCGATGATTATAACATCGATTTCGATAAATCGCAAATGAATATTATCGAAAGAGACTTGCAACTAACTTCATGTGaacgttttatatttaacgatccagaagagtaagaaaggtaacttttatatttgatatatgttacatatattaatttgacTACGATTCAACTACGACTTATTGCATTTCCTGTTAGTTTCCCCCGTCGATGAGAACGAAAATACATCTACATCTTTGTCCTTTATTGTTATACGAATCGCAAGAGATTTGTCGATTATCGTATCAAAGGTTATATCGttcgttatatatttacatattaaaaaaatatactcgaTATATAAAGCAAGTGTTTAACCTTTAATATTCATGTCTGTATGCGATGTATTACAGTGTGTAAGTTGATAttaactttgaaaaatatcattttaataaaataaaaatgatgcaGATATTAGATATGACATGTTTAAGAACCATTGTGTTTTGTGGAAAAGTActtccatatatatacttacaactacttatcatttctttcctttatttacaTAAGCTtggaaattcattaaaatattagatttatataaaaagaagctttcttttatatattttatctatatcattagaataaatataatgatgattttcttaattaaatattatatattataaaattgtatatgatTGCATTTAGTTATTTTTCAGTAACAATGTCAAAAACTCATATACCTGCTCGTTTTAATGGAGAAGCTGACAATTTTTATGATCCTAATTTTACTTTGGACGTTAATAAGAGAATGAGAGTTCCTAAAAGTATTCGAGTAAGTGGTGATTATACAGATGAAGATGTTTCTACGATGAATGGTTCTGCTTGGAATCAAGCAAACTCAAATGAGAAGCTTGAAATGCATGTACCAGATAGGATTCTTGTTGTAGGTAAGTAtttctgtatattttttatataattatgtcactttatatttatttctgttaTTTAAACAGGTCAGGAACAACATATTGGTACAAAAGCTCCGCCAAGAGAAATTACTTTAGAAAATGCCGTAATGCCACCTGAGCCAAGCATTATTAGAGTTCaggtatataaaagaaatttttataaagaaaagcaaaaatgaatagttaatatttaatatgcattatatatttatatctcttcATTCATTTAAGACACCACCAAGAATCTTAACGCTGGATGATCACTATTTTCCTGCAGTTGATGAAGAAGATCCAACATTACTTGCTAGTGAAGTTAAAGATTCATCTAGAATACATCCTCAATTTAATACAGAAACACAGATTGTTAGACGTGGAAggtatacataatttttatataaataaagatatgaCTAAAAAAACAAGTGAACGCCTATATAGAGatgtatttttatgtttcacaATATACAcgtctttattatatatttcagagAACAAACACCATCCTACAGTTCAGTAGATGTATCTCTTCCACCTAGTGAAGAAGTACAACACTTACGTCGTCAAGTGGGGAAACTAAATCGTCGAGTAATGGCAATTGAATTGGAAATGTTACAACGGCaacaaagagataaaattttgtatacatTAACTTTAGCTTATTTCATATTGAAAGCAATTTCTTGGTTGAATAGAAATTGAAGATTCTATTTAATTGCATGTAGAAAAAAGTAcatcttacatacatacatgccaTGGTGCTCTTAACAGCATTCTATATGAGCTATTTGTGCTCTTGAACTGTATAACcaaagatttattattctacTTGCAAGAATTTATCAtcattacaattataaaatacattacttaattatttttaaaccataagaaaaatttaaatgcATACTAATTTCAAATTCATACTGCAATGTAAGAGCAAACAGTGGTAATACAAAGTAACGACGTAAAATAATCTGTTGAccgatattatttgtaatattagttattattattctagcTAAAGGAGTGTAACTGCCAAAAGATAAGTAACATTGAAATGTGTATTTTGCACTTCGTATTCAGatacgtattaatatttatttctggaatatatacgtattataatgAGTTTCAAAAACAAGATAGACATTAAATGGTTTTTGAAAGTCTGTAAGATAGTATCATAGACAAAATGATTATGTATATTGCACATTAATAGatcttttttaacgaaactATTGATTTGGAGATATTTAGTAGTGTTATTtagatttttcaataaaagtgACGTACGTATTTCGGCATATCTTTTCATGTTAAATTTTATgtgaatttatttgaattattaagtATGTAAGAGAATATGGGATATTAAagtaaatgattaaataaataatagactactgtcgttaaatatttatgtttggATACCATtagtaaagaatataaaaattatttgtcttttataaaatctaacTATACACTTGTtgaaaaaattacttaattatttttattcaatatattaaatatatttataacttctATAAAAACAGTATCTTTCACGTGatgtatatcatttttataacaattccatatagaaatatatatttctatttatttttactccttttcttaaaaatataatagcatTCTTTATATCAGTGTATAAGTATTAAACTTAGCATATAGCATTAATATGTTCAATGAATTATCTTGTTTAGtttctcttgaaaaatttttattcccataatatttctaatatatacatttttataattgtaacaTTGCTGTGTTtctagataaataaataatatttttatgttacgACTATTAAAACTACATTAAcaaaagtagatatatatgaactttctaaaatattacataaatggAGAGAAATAATCATAGACAGAGGAAGAACTTCTCTTCCAATAGAAGATATGTTAATTCttgcattatataaatatgtaaagaaattataaaatctctTAAAGATCTTCCGTTACATGTTTTTTacgtttcaatatattttcattaaaattgatattactCCAGAAATccttatttttgaaattagtattattattcatatgaTACTTTCCTGGTCCTGCAAtgtgaaggaaaagaaattcttcttgAGATGGATCCACTTTAATCCACTTAGTCGTACCAATTTGAGGAATACtgaaaatatttgatgttatttaatgagaagaaaaagaggtctTCAGTTGTTTATTGAATCAACAATCGAATcattatgttttatttgttgcataataattttttcaactaTGATATCCTAGAATATTGTTCTTACTGTTCTATAtgaattgtaattttttgtgAACAGAAATTACTCACTTATTTGTGGCAAAAGAAATCCAAAGATCAATTAATTCTTGTTGCATATCAATATCAtcatttgttgttgttggatTAAAGTAAGGAGTATCCAAAATAAGGAATGCATCATCAGCATGACTAactcctataaaaaaaatgtaaataacgtAAATAACATATCATAGGAGAAAACTTTTACTATCGAAATTAggttttcgtttttcttaccAAAGTTTTCATTGCTTTTAGTAAAGCATTCACTTAAACTATGTGCACCtctgtatgtataataatagtacCAAACAGATTGTTGA contains:
- the LOC122626935 gene encoding transport and Golgi organization protein 11 isoform X4 is translated as MSKTHIPARFNGEADNFYDPNFTLDVNKRMRVPKSIRVSGDYTDEDVSTMNGSAWNQANSNEKLEMHVPDRILVVGQEQHIGTKAPPREITLENAVMPPEPSIIRVQTPPRILTLDDHYFPAVDEEDPTLLASEVKDSSRIHPQFNTETQIVRRGREQTPSYSSVDVSLPPSEEVQHLRRQVGKLNRRVMAIELEMLQRQQRDKILYTLTLAYFILKAISWLNRN
- the LOC122626935 gene encoding transport and Golgi organization protein 11 isoform X2: MYYSVYFSVTMSKTHIPARFNGEADNFYDPNFTLDVNKRMRVPKSIRVSGDYTDEDVSTMNGSAWNQANSNEKLEMHVPDRILVVGQEQHIGTKAPPREITLENAVMPPEPSIIRVQTPPRILTLDDHYFPAVDEEDPTLLASEVKDSSRIHPQFNTETQIVRRGREQTPSYSSVDVSLPPSEEVQHLRRQVGKLNRRVMAIELEMLQRQQRDKILYTLTLAYFILKAISWLNRN
- the LOC122626935 gene encoding transport and Golgi organization protein 11 isoform X1: MRTKIHLHLCPLLLYESQEICRLSYQSYFSVTMSKTHIPARFNGEADNFYDPNFTLDVNKRMRVPKSIRVSGDYTDEDVSTMNGSAWNQANSNEKLEMHVPDRILVVGQEQHIGTKAPPREITLENAVMPPEPSIIRVQTPPRILTLDDHYFPAVDEEDPTLLASEVKDSSRIHPQFNTETQIVRRGREQTPSYSSVDVSLPPSEEVQHLRRQVGKLNRRVMAIELEMLQRQQRDKILYTLTLAYFILKAISWLNRN
- the LOC122626935 gene encoding transport and Golgi organization protein 11 isoform X3, producing MRCITVLTMSKTHIPARFNGEADNFYDPNFTLDVNKRMRVPKSIRVSGDYTDEDVSTMNGSAWNQANSNEKLEMHVPDRILVVGQEQHIGTKAPPREITLENAVMPPEPSIIRVQTPPRILTLDDHYFPAVDEEDPTLLASEVKDSSRIHPQFNTETQIVRRGREQTPSYSSVDVSLPPSEEVQHLRRQVGKLNRRVMAIELEMLQRQQRDKILYTLTLAYFILKAISWLNRN